From Micromonospora rhizosphaerae, the proteins below share one genomic window:
- a CDS encoding 2-oxoacid:ferredoxin oxidoreductase subunit beta: protein MSEPVALKLTAKDFKSDQEVRWCPGCGDYAILAAVQQFMPELNIPRENIVFVSGIGCSSRFPYYMNTYGMHSIHGRAPAIATGLSVSRPDLSVWVVTGDGDALSIGGNHLIHTLRRNVNLKILLFNNRIYGLTKGQYSPTSEVGKITKSTPVGSADAPFNPLSLALGAEATFVGRTIDSDRKHLQSVLRAAAEHQGSAFVEIYQNCNIFNDGAFDQLKEPATRDDFLIRLEHGQPITFGKDGQFCVVHPPGGFGLEVRETATTPAEEIVVHDATVADPAYAFALSRLPGHDLRNTPIGVFRSVTRPSYDTVVQEQVTTARSTVTETQEQQLAGLLASGDTWTIL from the coding sequence ATGTCTGAGCCCGTCGCCCTCAAGCTCACCGCCAAGGACTTCAAGTCCGACCAGGAGGTGCGCTGGTGCCCCGGCTGCGGTGACTACGCGATCCTGGCCGCCGTCCAGCAGTTCATGCCGGAGCTGAACATCCCGCGGGAGAACATCGTCTTCGTCTCCGGGATCGGCTGCTCGTCGCGCTTCCCGTACTACATGAACACCTACGGGATGCACTCGATCCACGGCCGCGCCCCGGCGATCGCCACCGGCCTGTCGGTGTCCCGCCCGGACCTGTCGGTCTGGGTGGTCACCGGTGACGGCGACGCGCTCTCGATCGGGGGCAACCACCTGATCCACACGCTGCGCCGCAACGTCAACCTCAAGATCCTGCTCTTCAACAACCGGATCTACGGCCTGACCAAGGGTCAGTACTCCCCGACCTCCGAGGTCGGCAAGATCACCAAGTCGACCCCGGTGGGCTCGGCGGACGCGCCGTTCAACCCGCTCTCGCTGGCGCTCGGCGCGGAGGCGACCTTCGTCGGCCGGACCATCGACTCCGACCGCAAGCACCTGCAGTCGGTGCTGCGGGCCGCCGCCGAGCACCAGGGCTCCGCGTTCGTGGAGATCTACCAGAACTGCAACATCTTCAACGACGGCGCGTTCGACCAGCTCAAGGAGCCGGCCACCCGCGACGACTTCCTGATCCGGCTGGAGCACGGGCAGCCGATCACCTTCGGCAAGGACGGCCAGTTCTGCGTCGTCCACCCGCCGGGCGGGTTCGGCCTGGAGGTACGCGAGACGGCGACCACCCCGGCCGAGGAGATCGTCGTGCACGACGCCACGGTCGCCGACCCCGCCTACGCCTTCGCGCTGTCCCGGCTGCCCGGGCACGACCTGCGCAACACCCCGATCGGGGTGTTCCGCTCGGTGACCCGCCCGTCGTACGACACGGTCGTGCAGGAGCAGGTGACCACGGCCCGGTCGACGGTCACCGAGACTCAGGAGCAGCAGCTTGCCGGCCTGCTCGCCAGCGGCGACACCTGGACGATCCTCTGA
- a CDS encoding 2-oxoacid:acceptor oxidoreductase subunit alpha has product MTKQIRQLDRVVIRFAGDSGDGMQLTGDRFTSETAQLGNDISTLPNFPAEIRAPAGTLPGVSSFQVHFADYDILTPGDAPNVLVAMNPAALKANLTDLPRGADIIVNTDEFTKRNLAKVGYAVSPLDDDSLTGYVVHPVALTSMTVGALAGHDVSKKDAERAKNMFALGLLSWMYSRPYESTLRFLERKFAARPELAAANVAAFRAGWNFGETTENFSVRYEVKPAKMVPGTYRNITGNAALSLGLVAAGVRSGLPVFLGAYPITPASDILHELSKHKRFGVITMQAEDEIAAVGAALGASYGGSLGVTTTSGPGVALKSETISLAVALELPLVIVDVQRAGPSTGMPTKTEQADLNMALYGRHGEAPVAVIAPKSPADCFHAALEAARIALTYRTPVILLSDNYVANGSEPWLLPDVESLPDLRVEFATQPNGEDGTTFLPYLRDPETLARPWAIPGTPGLEHRIGGLEKADKTGDISYDPANHDFMVRTRAARIETIPVPDVEVEDPDGDARVLVLGWGSTYGPIGAACRGLRQRGFSIAQAHLRHLAPMPANLGTVLRSYDRVVIPEMNLGQLAHVIRAKYLVDAIGYNQVRGLPFTAAELETMLEEVLKNV; this is encoded by the coding sequence GTGACCAAGCAGATCCGTCAACTGGACCGGGTGGTTATCCGGTTCGCCGGCGACTCGGGCGACGGCATGCAGCTCACCGGTGACCGGTTCACCTCCGAAACCGCGCAGTTGGGCAACGACATCTCGACGTTGCCGAACTTCCCGGCCGAGATCCGGGCGCCCGCAGGCACCCTCCCCGGCGTGTCGAGCTTCCAGGTGCACTTCGCCGACTACGACATCCTGACCCCGGGTGACGCCCCGAACGTGCTCGTCGCGATGAACCCGGCGGCACTGAAGGCCAACCTGACGGACCTGCCGCGCGGCGCGGACATCATCGTCAACACCGACGAGTTCACCAAGCGCAACCTGGCCAAGGTCGGCTACGCGGTCAGCCCGCTGGACGACGACTCCCTCACCGGCTACGTGGTGCATCCGGTGGCGCTGACCTCGATGACGGTCGGTGCGCTGGCCGGGCATGACGTGTCCAAGAAGGACGCCGAGCGGGCCAAGAACATGTTCGCTCTCGGCCTGCTCTCCTGGATGTACTCCCGGCCGTACGAGTCGACGCTGCGCTTCCTGGAGCGCAAGTTCGCCGCCCGGCCCGAGCTCGCCGCGGCGAACGTGGCCGCCTTCCGGGCCGGTTGGAACTTCGGCGAGACCACGGAGAACTTCTCGGTCCGCTACGAGGTCAAGCCGGCGAAGATGGTGCCGGGCACCTACCGGAACATCACCGGCAACGCGGCGCTCTCGCTCGGCCTGGTGGCCGCCGGGGTCCGCTCCGGGCTGCCGGTCTTCCTCGGCGCGTACCCGATCACCCCGGCCTCGGACATCCTGCACGAACTGAGCAAGCACAAGCGGTTCGGCGTGATCACCATGCAGGCCGAGGACGAGATCGCCGCGGTCGGCGCCGCGCTGGGCGCCTCGTACGGCGGTTCGCTCGGCGTCACCACCACCAGCGGCCCCGGCGTGGCGCTGAAGAGCGAGACGATCTCCCTGGCGGTGGCGTTGGAGCTGCCGCTGGTGATCGTCGACGTGCAGCGGGCCGGGCCGTCCACCGGCATGCCGACCAAGACCGAGCAGGCCGACCTCAACATGGCCCTGTACGGCCGGCACGGCGAGGCCCCGGTCGCGGTGATCGCGCCGAAGTCCCCCGCGGACTGCTTCCACGCCGCCCTGGAGGCGGCCCGGATCGCGCTCACCTACCGCACCCCGGTGATCCTGCTGTCGGACAACTACGTGGCCAACGGCTCCGAGCCGTGGCTGCTGCCGGACGTGGAGTCCCTGCCCGACCTGCGGGTCGAGTTCGCCACCCAGCCCAACGGCGAGGACGGCACGACCTTCCTGCCCTACCTGCGCGACCCGGAGACCCTGGCCCGGCCGTGGGCCATCCCCGGCACGCCGGGCCTGGAGCACCGGATCGGCGGTCTGGAGAAGGCCGACAAGACCGGCGACATCTCGTACGACCCAGCCAACCACGACTTCATGGTGCGGACCCGGGCGGCCCGGATCGAGACGATCCCGGTGCCGGACGTCGAGGTGGAGGACCCGGACGGCGACGCCCGGGTGCTGGTGCTCGGTTGGGGCTCGACGTACGGGCCGATCGGGGCGGCCTGCCGCGGCCTGCGGCAGCGCGGCTTCTCCATCGCCCAGGCGCACCTGCGCCACCTGGCTCCGATGCCGGCCAACCTCGGCACGGTGCTGCGCTCGTACGACCGGGTGGTGATCCCGGAGATGAACCTCGGCCAGCTCGCCCACGTGATCCGGGCGAAGTACCTGGTCGACGCGATCGGCTACAACCAGGTCCGCGGCCTGCCCTTCACCGCCGCGGAGCTGGAGACGATGCTGGAAGAGGTCCTGAAGAATGTCTGA
- the ndhC gene encoding NADH-quinone oxidoreductase subunit A, translating into MTGYLGSYATLGLLLLASVLFFVTAFSANRVLRPGRPADPWGKRTSYECGLDPVGGDWAQMQIRYYVYAYLYVLFAVEAVFLFPWALVFDRPGFGVTTVVEMAIFVAVVALGILYAWRKNILRWT; encoded by the coding sequence GTGACCGGTTACCTCGGCTCGTACGCCACGCTCGGTCTCCTCCTGCTCGCCAGCGTTCTCTTCTTCGTTACGGCGTTCTCGGCCAATCGGGTGTTACGTCCTGGCCGTCCGGCCGATCCCTGGGGCAAGAGGACCAGCTACGAGTGCGGGCTCGACCCGGTCGGGGGCGACTGGGCCCAGATGCAGATCCGCTACTACGTCTACGCGTATCTCTACGTGCTCTTCGCGGTCGAGGCCGTGTTCCTCTTCCCCTGGGCGCTGGTCTTCGACCGGCCCGGGTTCGGCGTGACCACCGTGGTTGAGATGGCGATCTTCGTGGCCGTGGTGGCGCTCGGCATCCTCTACGCCTGGCGGAAGAACATCCTCCGCTGGACCTGA
- the folP gene encoding dihydropteroate synthase: MAGALRLGGRTFSPGELVVMAIVNRTPDSFFDRGATFAADSALRAVERAVTEGAEIIDIGGVKAGPGDEVDVAEEIRRTVATIAAVRAAFPDVVISIDTWRAEVAVEAVAAGADLLNDTWSGADPALAGVAAETGAGLVCSHAGGLIPRTRPHRAAFDDVVADVIGTVTGLAERAVALGVRPDGILIDPAHDFGKNTWHSLEITRRLAELSGTGWPLLVALSNKDFIGETLDLPVPERLEGTLAATAVSAWLGARVFRAHQVRETRRVLDMVASIKGDRPPTATRRGLA, from the coding sequence CTGACTCGTTCTTCGACCGGGGCGCCACGTTCGCGGCCGACAGCGCGCTGCGCGCGGTCGAACGCGCGGTGACCGAGGGCGCGGAGATCATCGACATCGGCGGGGTGAAGGCCGGGCCGGGCGACGAGGTGGACGTGGCCGAGGAGATCCGCCGTACGGTTGCCACCATCGCCGCGGTCCGGGCGGCCTTCCCCGACGTGGTCATCTCCATCGACACCTGGCGGGCGGAGGTCGCGGTGGAGGCGGTGGCCGCCGGCGCCGATCTGCTGAACGACACCTGGTCGGGGGCCGACCCCGCGCTGGCCGGGGTCGCCGCGGAGACCGGCGCCGGGCTGGTCTGCTCGCACGCCGGCGGGCTCATCCCGCGTACCCGGCCGCACCGCGCCGCCTTCGACGACGTGGTGGCCGACGTGATCGGGACCGTGACCGGGCTCGCCGAGCGCGCGGTCGCCCTCGGCGTACGCCCCGACGGCATCCTGATCGATCCGGCGCACGACTTCGGCAAGAACACCTGGCACTCGCTGGAGATCACCCGCCGGCTGGCGGAGCTCTCCGGCACCGGCTGGCCGCTGCTGGTCGCCCTGTCGAACAAGGATTTCATCGGCGAGACACTCGACCTGCCGGTGCCCGAACGCCTCGAGGGCACCCTGGCCGCGACGGCCGTCTCGGCGTGGCTCGGGGCCCGGGTGTTCCGCGCCCACCAGGTCCGCGAGACCCGTCGGGTGCTGGACATGGTCGCCTCGATCAAGGGCGACCGCCCGCCCACCGCGACCCGCCGCGGCCTGGCCTGA